A window from Rhizosphaericola mali encodes these proteins:
- a CDS encoding alpha-L-fucosidase: protein MYRNAKIIRNILLSTCAFPLFTFAQNAPQPYGVLPSTRQLRWQEMEMYCLIHFTPTTFQDKEWGYGDADPNLFYPTDFNPNQIATAAAAAGIKGLIIVAKHHDGFCLWPTKATDYNVSHSKWENGRGDVVGAFMKAAKLNHLKFGAYLSAWDRHDTRYGTSAYTDVYRQELTELMTHYGPLFISWHDGANGGDGYYGGKNEKRLVDRTSYYDWDTKTWPIVRKLQPNAVIFSDIGWDVRWVGNEDGMASVPSWETITLQGLNGKKPAPGESNTDNNPSGVRNGNQWIPAECDVPLRPGWFYHKKDDGKTKTPDELFDLYIKSVGRSACLDLGLSPMPSGQLNEEDVKTLQAFGQKIKQTFAHNIAKWAIIEASNVRGKSEQFSPEKILDADRYSYYATDDEVHDPTLEVHLNDTTPFDIIRLRENIKLGQRLDSVRIEYWENGQWKFLIKGESVGANLLLKLDRPISTERLKIHLYAPVAPTLSDFGLFKESQIAFKKTTSNTTIYLNTTDYTVLDANIWKNALDGNSNTFADVPSTQSIIWKLKVPISGIEYLPRQDGKKEGLLKKYEIWTSLDNIHWDKLQSGEFANIEANPISQRIQLSSVYKGTYIQLRPILEGSSNYTSSEWKLFK, encoded by the coding sequence ATGTACAGAAACGCAAAAATTATACGAAATATTTTACTTAGCACTTGTGCTTTTCCTTTATTTACTTTTGCCCAAAATGCGCCCCAGCCTTATGGAGTATTGCCCTCAACACGCCAGTTGCGTTGGCAAGAGATGGAGATGTATTGTTTGATACATTTTACGCCCACAACCTTTCAAGATAAAGAATGGGGATATGGTGATGCCGATCCCAATTTGTTTTATCCGACAGATTTTAATCCAAATCAAATAGCAACAGCTGCTGCGGCTGCGGGTATTAAAGGATTAATTATTGTTGCAAAACATCATGATGGATTTTGTCTTTGGCCTACGAAGGCGACAGATTACAATGTATCTCATTCTAAATGGGAAAATGGAAGAGGTGATGTTGTTGGCGCATTTATGAAGGCTGCAAAACTAAATCATTTAAAGTTTGGAGCCTATTTATCAGCTTGGGATCGCCACGATACGCGTTATGGAACAAGCGCATACACCGACGTTTATCGGCAAGAGTTGACAGAATTAATGACGCATTATGGTCCTCTTTTTATTTCTTGGCATGATGGTGCAAATGGTGGAGATGGCTATTATGGAGGGAAAAATGAAAAAAGATTAGTGGATCGTACTTCTTATTACGATTGGGATACGAAGACTTGGCCAATTGTTAGAAAGTTACAACCTAATGCTGTAATTTTTTCGGATATTGGTTGGGATGTTAGATGGGTAGGGAATGAGGATGGCATGGCATCAGTTCCATCTTGGGAAACAATTACCTTGCAAGGTTTGAATGGAAAAAAGCCCGCTCCTGGAGAATCTAATACGGATAATAATCCCTCAGGTGTAAGAAATGGAAATCAGTGGATTCCTGCAGAATGTGATGTCCCTCTTAGACCAGGTTGGTTTTATCATAAAAAAGATGATGGTAAAACTAAAACTCCAGATGAGCTATTTGACTTGTATATCAAATCTGTGGGTCGTAGTGCGTGTCTAGACTTAGGATTGTCACCTATGCCAAGTGGGCAATTAAATGAGGAAGATGTGAAGACTTTACAAGCTTTTGGACAGAAAATAAAGCAAACATTTGCCCACAATATTGCAAAATGGGCAATTATTGAAGCCTCGAACGTTCGTGGAAAGTCGGAACAATTTTCTCCTGAGAAGATTTTGGATGCGGATAGATATTCCTATTATGCTACAGACGATGAGGTACACGATCCAACTTTAGAAGTCCATTTGAATGATACTACTCCCTTTGATATTATCCGACTACGCGAAAATATCAAATTGGGGCAACGGTTGGATAGTGTGCGTATTGAATATTGGGAAAATGGGCAATGGAAATTTTTGATTAAAGGGGAGAGTGTTGGCGCTAATTTGTTACTCAAATTGGATCGTCCAATATCGACAGAGCGTTTAAAAATTCATTTGTATGCACCCGTTGCTCCTACGTTGAGTGATTTTGGACTTTTTAAAGAATCCCAAATTGCATTTAAAAAGACTACCTCCAATACTACTATTTATCTTAATACCACCGACTACACAGTTCTGGATGCTAATATTTGGAAAAATGCGCTAGATGGAAATTCAAACACTTTCGCAGATGTACCTTCTACTCAAAGTATTATATGGAAATTAAAAGTGCCTATTTCTGGTATTGAATATTTGCCAAGGCAAGATGGAAAAAAAGAAGGTTTGTTGAAGAAGTATGAGATATGGACGAGTCTAGATAATATTCATTGGGACAAATTACAATCTGGTGAATTTGCGAATATAGAAGCAAATCCAATTTCTCAGAGAATTCAATTAAGTTCAGTATATAAAGGAACTTATATTCAATTAAGACCTATTTTAGAAGGTAGTAGTAATTATACTTCTTCCGAGTGGAAATTATTTAAATAG
- a CDS encoding tetratricopeptide repeat protein, producing the protein MKFYNLIIKYRFWLSILAIVLAIVVNIYAGFWPSFLLYFLGVIGLFSQFFIGPMRLIQEPMESGNIEEVKKIMDSIWFPNLLYKPIRSTYYTLQGNLAMANQDFETAEKHLKKSSQLGSAMPEAEGANKLQLGMMAMQKGDMKGAESNLRAAIRAGIPDKESEAIAYLGMCQIFMNKREFRAAKDFFRKCKACKPTSKEVVSQIKEIEKYISRMPG; encoded by the coding sequence ATGAAATTTTACAATCTAATTATAAAATACCGTTTTTGGTTGAGTATTTTAGCAATCGTTCTAGCTATTGTTGTCAATATTTATGCAGGTTTCTGGCCTTCATTTTTGTTGTATTTCTTGGGTGTAATTGGTTTATTTTCCCAATTTTTCATTGGACCAATGCGTTTGATACAAGAACCAATGGAAAGTGGCAATATCGAAGAAGTTAAAAAAATCATGGACAGCATTTGGTTTCCCAACCTTTTATACAAACCTATTCGTTCCACTTATTACACATTGCAAGGAAATCTAGCGATGGCCAATCAGGATTTTGAAACAGCAGAAAAGCATTTGAAAAAAAGTTCTCAATTAGGATCTGCAATGCCAGAAGCAGAAGGTGCCAATAAATTACAATTGGGAATGATGGCAATGCAAAAAGGAGATATGAAAGGGGCTGAATCTAACCTTAGAGCTGCTATCAGAGCCGGTATACCAGACAAAGAAAGTGAAGCAATTGCCTATTTGGGTATGTGTCAGATTTTTATGAACAAAAGAGAATTCCGTGCAGCAAAAGATTTCTTTAGAAAATGTAAAGCATGCAAACCGACGTCCAAAGAAGTGGTTAGCCAAATTAAAGAAATTGAAAAATATATTTCTAGAATGCCAGGTTAG
- a CDS encoding porin family protein translates to MKKAILAFLFAGGLLGASAQSQHGGVSYGFNAGMSLFNVTNNDGGKSITGFSGGVYVSLPISKQVYIQPELNYQMQGTKATDISNGGSSYDVKYKMNYLNLPVLVKYNLPETNFSIYAGPQLGYLTDSKIDASGYGSYSARDIMNKVDFAGVYGLEYYFPINKVNAFTINARYSTGFTKILKSDYTSDDSNGKHKGFTFTVGLRF, encoded by the coding sequence ATGAAAAAAGCAATTTTAGCATTTCTATTTGCAGGCGGTTTATTAGGCGCTTCTGCACAATCTCAACATGGTGGCGTTTCTTATGGTTTTAACGCTGGTATGAGTTTATTTAATGTGACAAATAACGATGGGGGAAAAAGCATTACAGGTTTTTCAGGTGGAGTTTATGTTTCTCTTCCAATTTCGAAACAGGTATATATTCAACCTGAGTTAAATTATCAAATGCAAGGGACAAAAGCAACAGATATTTCCAATGGGGGCTCTTCTTATGATGTGAAATACAAAATGAATTATTTGAATCTACCTGTTTTGGTGAAGTATAATTTACCTGAAACTAATTTCAGTATTTATGCTGGTCCTCAATTGGGGTATTTAACGGACTCTAAAATTGATGCTTCTGGATATGGTAGTTATAGTGCTAGAGATATTATGAATAAAGTTGACTTTGCAGGCGTTTATGGTTTGGAATATTATTTTCCTATAAATAAAGTCAATGCATTTACTATTAACGCAAGATATTCAACGGGATTTACCAAAATATTAAAAAGTGATTATACTTCGGATGATTCAAATGGTAAACACAAAGGATTTACATTTACCGTAGGTCTAAGATTCTAA
- the recR gene encoding recombination mediator RecR, which produces MMQLSSSLLENAVNEFAKLPGIGKKSALRLVLHLLKEEESDVKKFSDAIAKMRSEIKYCKKCFNISDADLCDICANISRKQKQICVVENIRDVIAIENTQQFNGVYHVLGGIISPLDGVGPEQLHIDELVQRVKNDEVEELIFALNPNIQGDTTIFYIQRKLQDLPCKITTIARGIAFGGELEYADEMTLGRSLTNRLPVENYVK; this is translated from the coding sequence ATGATGCAATTATCTTCTTCTCTATTGGAAAATGCGGTAAATGAATTTGCCAAGCTGCCCGGCATTGGTAAAAAATCTGCATTGCGCCTGGTCTTACATTTATTGAAAGAAGAAGAATCTGACGTAAAAAAATTCAGTGATGCTATCGCTAAAATGCGCTCGGAGATTAAATATTGTAAAAAATGTTTCAATATCAGTGATGCGGACTTATGTGATATTTGTGCCAATATTTCACGCAAACAAAAACAAATTTGCGTCGTTGAAAATATCAGAGATGTTATCGCTATTGAAAATACCCAACAATTTAATGGAGTATATCATGTTTTGGGTGGCATTATTTCCCCTTTGGATGGCGTTGGACCCGAACAATTACACATCGATGAGTTAGTCCAACGTGTAAAAAATGACGAGGTGGAAGAATTGATATTTGCATTAAATCCAAATATTCAAGGAGACACAACTATTTTTTATATCCAACGCAAGTTGCAAGATCTTCCTTGTAAAATAACCACTATTGCCCGTGGCATTGCCTTTGGAGGCGAGTTGGAATATGCAGATGAAATGACTTTAGGGCGCAGTCTTACGAATCGACTTCCCGTAGAGAATTATGTAAAATAA
- a CDS encoding DUF3127 domain-containing protein: MASFEIIGKLVAKYDTVQRTATFKTREFAIEISEDANGRVFTNYVKFQCVQDRTEMLDRYDIGSQIKVTFNLRGTKWEKNGQINYITNLDAWRIEAVQLGSNTGTPAAGANFTPDNFPADQGVDDLPF; the protein is encoded by the coding sequence ATGGCATCGTTTGAAATTATTGGGAAATTAGTTGCTAAATATGATACCGTTCAACGAACAGCAACTTTTAAAACAAGGGAATTTGCAATTGAAATATCAGAAGACGCGAATGGTAGAGTGTTTACGAATTATGTAAAATTTCAATGTGTACAAGACAGAACTGAAATGTTAGATCGTTACGATATTGGTTCTCAAATAAAAGTGACTTTCAATTTGAGAGGTACAAAATGGGAAAAAAATGGACAGATTAATTATATAACGAACTTAGATGCATGGCGTATCGAGGCGGTGCAATTGGGTAGCAATACAGGTACTCCTGCAGCAGGAGCGAATTTTACACCTGATAATTTCCCTGCGGATCAAGGCGTTGATGATTTACCTTTTTAG
- the sucD gene encoding succinate--CoA ligase subunit alpha codes for MSVLVNENSKIIVQGYTGNEGTFHAEQMLEYGTKVVGGITPGKGGQKHLGKPVFNTVKDAIDQTDANVSIIFVPPAFAADAIMEAAEAGIALIICITEGIPVQDMVKVKQYLSDKDSRLIGPNCPGVITPEECKVGIMPGFVFKKGKIGIVSKSGTLTYEAADQIVKAGLGISTAIGIGGDPLIGTTTKEAVELLANDPETEAIVMIGEIGGNMEATASKWIKDNTKKPIIGFIAGQTAPAGRRMGHAGAIVGGEEDTAAAKMRIMKECGIHVVSSPADIGKTVTLALNRN; via the coding sequence ATGTCTGTATTAGTAAATGAAAACTCAAAAATCATCGTCCAAGGGTATACGGGAAATGAAGGTACCTTTCATGCCGAACAAATGCTAGAATATGGAACCAAAGTAGTTGGCGGAATTACCCCAGGGAAAGGAGGACAAAAACATCTGGGCAAGCCCGTATTTAATACGGTAAAAGATGCAATAGACCAAACGGACGCTAATGTCTCCATCATATTTGTACCTCCCGCATTTGCTGCAGATGCTATTATGGAAGCCGCAGAAGCAGGAATTGCATTGATCATTTGTATAACAGAAGGTATACCTGTTCAAGATATGGTTAAAGTCAAACAATATCTTTCTGATAAAGATTCTAGATTAATTGGTCCGAATTGCCCAGGAGTTATTACGCCAGAAGAATGCAAGGTCGGAATTATGCCTGGATTCGTATTCAAAAAAGGGAAAATTGGAATAGTCTCCAAATCAGGAACGTTAACTTACGAAGCGGCTGATCAAATAGTAAAAGCTGGTCTAGGAATATCTACTGCTATCGGTATCGGTGGAGATCCATTGATCGGAACGACAACTAAAGAAGCCGTCGAATTATTGGCAAATGATCCTGAAACGGAAGCAATTGTAATGATTGGAGAAATTGGCGGAAATATGGAAGCAACGGCATCCAAATGGATAAAAGATAATACAAAAAAACCTATTATTGGTTTCATTGCTGGACAAACTGCACCTGCGGGTAGACGAATGGGGCATGCGGGCGCTATTGTCGGCGGAGAAGAAGATACCGCAGCCGCAAAGATGCGCATTATGAAAGAATGTGGCATCCATGTGGTTTCTAGCCCCGCAGACATTGGAAAAACCGTCACTTTAGCATTAAATCGTAATTAA
- a CDS encoding RecB family exonuclease: MEIRFFCNIAIMNDAAWFYDDLYILLQFLHMEMVIEQGGEAWYFQLLHNHIFQIPANEIAQNCILWNQQKQRKNSISSFRKFMETQVANVKIDLFSALETTPLHEAVKFITRIFSFAKADNWEKISLEISNLKFVKKHISIEILANYLPKNSKELLPIIEKLAIERRQTKVVITDFIFPFSKELIQPIVNKFVLSASSLNTYLECPIESYFIQFIKIPQPQNSAATYGSAIHFALEKYFAAMKNDRANEFPPFDLIWEQFERYMQENKASFLPDTFDNYLDKGENALLLFVKENIETWNKIVLLESFFKSFNSDNIPMKGFVDKIEFSGRNITIVDYKSGRFSKGIERLITPNSDNPKGGAYWRQAVFYKMLLDQSPKNWEVKKVEFDFLEPNPSSGNLEKITFTISEREEQIVQNQIFKTWNNIHKLNFEKGCQQPDCIYCNLARKISYQNVL; encoded by the coding sequence ATGGAAATACGCTTTTTTTGTAACATTGCCATTATGAATGATGCGGCTTGGTTTTACGATGACCTATATATTTTACTACAATTTTTGCATATGGAAATGGTGATTGAGCAAGGTGGAGAAGCTTGGTATTTTCAACTTTTACACAATCATATTTTTCAAATTCCCGCGAATGAAATCGCCCAAAATTGTATCCTTTGGAATCAACAAAAGCAGCGAAAAAATAGCATTTCCTCTTTTAGAAAATTTATGGAAACGCAAGTTGCTAATGTAAAAATTGATCTTTTTTCAGCATTAGAAACTACTCCACTTCATGAGGCGGTGAAATTTATCACTCGCATTTTTTCATTTGCAAAAGCCGATAATTGGGAAAAAATTAGTTTGGAAATTTCCAATTTGAAATTTGTAAAAAAACATATTTCTATAGAAATACTTGCCAATTATTTACCCAAAAACAGTAAAGAACTCTTACCTATAATTGAAAAATTAGCCATTGAGCGTAGGCAAACAAAAGTAGTAATAACGGATTTTATTTTTCCATTTTCCAAAGAATTGATTCAACCCATTGTTAACAAATTTGTATTAAGTGCGTCGTCTTTGAATACTTATTTGGAATGCCCAATCGAATCCTATTTTATCCAATTTATCAAAATACCGCAACCTCAAAATAGTGCAGCAACCTATGGATCTGCAATTCATTTTGCATTAGAAAAATATTTTGCAGCAATGAAAAATGATCGCGCAAATGAATTTCCTCCATTTGATCTTATATGGGAGCAATTTGAGCGGTATATGCAAGAGAACAAAGCTTCTTTTTTGCCAGATACTTTTGATAATTATTTAGATAAAGGGGAAAATGCACTTTTACTTTTTGTAAAGGAAAATATAGAGACTTGGAATAAAATTGTCTTGTTAGAATCTTTTTTCAAATCTTTTAATTCCGATAATATTCCTATGAAAGGTTTTGTAGATAAAATAGAATTTTCGGGTAGAAATATTACAATTGTCGATTATAAATCTGGCAGATTTAGCAAAGGAATAGAACGCTTGATCACACCTAACTCGGACAATCCAAAAGGTGGAGCCTATTGGCGACAAGCAGTTTTTTACAAAATGCTATTGGATCAATCTCCCAAAAATTGGGAAGTAAAAAAAGTAGAATTTGACTTTTTGGAACCCAATCCATCCTCTGGGAATTTAGAAAAAATCACTTTTACAATTTCCGAAAGAGAGGAGCAAATAGTTCAAAATCAAATTTTCAAAACTTGGAATAATATTCATAAATTGAATTTTGAAAAAGGTTGTCAGCAACCCGATTGTATTTATTGTAATTTAGCACGCAAAATCTCTTACCAAAATGTGCTTTAA
- a CDS encoding glycosyltransferase family 2 protein: MLKDYPSVAVVILNYNGKKFLEKFLPSVLGTNYPNLNIVIADNASTDDSVIFVKTNYATQINVIELKNNIGFAGGYNEALQYVEAEYFVLLNSDVEVTDNWVMPIIELMEQNPQIGACQPKIRYYEDKKMLEYAGAAGGFIDRWGYPFARGRIFDTLEEDCGQYNDIVPIFWATGAALFIKKNAWVDVKGFDSYFFAHQEEVDLCWRLQLLGWKVYSCPQSVVYHVGGGTLPKSNPRKLYLNIRNSLIMLSKNLDKKEKFGKLLSRLVLDGVFGAKLFLTGKWREVWAIIQAHFGYYRWYFTVKKEHNLTAVPLRMLDGVVNQSIVWAYYARGKKYFSEIIRKK, translated from the coding sequence ATGTTGAAAGATTATCCCTCAGTGGCTGTTGTTATTTTGAATTATAACGGAAAGAAATTTTTAGAAAAATTTCTCCCTTCCGTTTTGGGTACCAATTATCCCAATTTAAATATTGTCATCGCAGATAATGCATCAACTGATGATTCGGTCATTTTTGTAAAAACAAATTACGCTACGCAAATAAATGTGATCGAACTCAAAAATAATATAGGTTTCGCGGGTGGTTATAATGAGGCGTTGCAATATGTAGAAGCGGAGTATTTTGTCTTACTTAATTCGGATGTAGAGGTAACAGACAATTGGGTGATGCCTATTATTGAATTAATGGAACAAAATCCGCAGATTGGGGCTTGTCAACCCAAAATCCGATATTATGAGGATAAGAAAATGTTGGAATACGCTGGCGCTGCAGGTGGTTTTATAGATAGATGGGGTTATCCATTTGCACGTGGACGCATTTTTGATACTTTGGAAGAGGATTGTGGTCAATATAATGATATTGTTCCCATTTTCTGGGCGACTGGTGCGGCATTATTTATAAAGAAAAATGCGTGGGTGGACGTAAAGGGATTTGATAGTTATTTTTTTGCACATCAAGAGGAAGTTGATCTTTGTTGGCGCTTGCAATTGCTCGGTTGGAAAGTTTATTCTTGTCCTCAATCCGTGGTATATCATGTAGGCGGAGGTACTTTACCAAAATCGAACCCACGCAAATTATATCTCAATATTCGTAATAGCTTGATCATGTTATCCAAAAATCTCGATAAGAAGGAAAAGTTTGGAAAGCTTTTGTCTCGTCTTGTTTTGGATGGTGTTTTTGGGGCGAAATTATTTTTGACTGGCAAATGGCGAGAAGTATGGGCGATTATTCAAGCTCATTTTGGGTATTACAGATGGTATTTTACGGTAAAAAAAGAGCATAATTTGACTGCTGTTCCGCTGAGAATGCTAGATGGAGTTGTGAATCAATCAATTGTATGGGCTTATTATGCAAGAGGTAAGAAATATTTTTCTGAAATAATTAGGAAAAAGTAA
- a CDS encoding Ig-like domain-containing protein, whose translation MSALSYSRFLKLVIPVIIFCSLVAWSISLTGCAVIVPPSGGPKDSLPPVLLSAVPNDSTTNFTSKQIILTFDEFIALDNVQEQLIVSPYQKKVPKVTSKLKTITIDLKDTLKPNTTYSFDFGRSIKDVNEGNPFRNYIYAFSTGDKLDKGEINGRVTMAETGNVDTTLILVLHTKNLNDTAIQTLPPDYYTRVDSAGKFKFKFLPIGTYNIYALPNDYSKEYRDSTQIFAFYNEPLTLTDSTDVNNVQLYAYQEFKEEKGGNGNGGMNGGGDGNTPPPNEEEHSKKDKKKKEKKEQLTVNLSLKDSKQDLLNPLYFTFSQPLKELDTTKIVFLDTNFVRIPDMHLLPLKSDTTNSKFVVNFPWKENEYFKIILDSTAAIDSADGWLAKNDTISFHTQEEADYASILISFPDIDMSRHPVLDLLQNNKIVDSLLIENKRVVRKLYPPGEYGMRILYDTNQNMHWDPGNYKDKKQPELVEKIKSKFRFKANWDNEQEIFLKSASK comes from the coding sequence ATGTCAGCACTATCATATTCAAGATTTTTAAAGTTAGTAATACCAGTTATTATATTTTGTAGTTTGGTCGCATGGAGCATTTCCTTAACTGGTTGTGCCGTAATCGTACCCCCAAGCGGAGGTCCTAAAGACTCTCTGCCTCCAGTTCTATTAAGTGCAGTACCCAACGACTCTACAACCAATTTTACAAGCAAGCAAATCATTTTGACATTTGATGAGTTTATTGCATTAGATAATGTGCAAGAGCAATTAATTGTATCGCCCTACCAAAAAAAGGTTCCAAAGGTGACGAGCAAATTAAAAACAATAACTATCGACCTAAAAGACACATTAAAACCAAATACAACTTATTCATTTGATTTTGGAAGAAGTATTAAGGACGTGAATGAAGGAAATCCATTTAGAAATTATATATATGCATTTTCCACAGGTGATAAGTTGGATAAAGGGGAGATAAATGGAAGAGTCACCATGGCGGAAACGGGCAATGTAGATACAACTTTAATTCTTGTTTTGCATACCAAAAATTTGAATGATACGGCAATCCAAACATTACCTCCTGACTATTATACGAGGGTCGATTCTGCTGGCAAATTCAAATTCAAATTTTTACCTATTGGGACTTACAATATTTATGCATTACCAAATGATTATTCCAAAGAGTATAGAGACAGTACCCAGATCTTTGCCTTTTATAATGAGCCTCTAACACTTACGGATTCGACGGATGTTAATAATGTGCAATTATATGCCTATCAGGAATTTAAAGAAGAAAAAGGAGGTAATGGAAATGGCGGAATGAATGGTGGAGGAGATGGTAATACGCCTCCTCCAAACGAAGAAGAACATTCAAAAAAGGATAAAAAGAAAAAAGAAAAGAAAGAACAGTTGACCGTCAATTTATCCTTGAAAGATAGCAAACAAGATTTACTAAATCCACTCTATTTCACATTTAGTCAACCACTCAAAGAGTTGGATACCACCAAAATAGTATTTTTAGATACGAATTTTGTTCGCATACCAGATATGCATTTACTGCCTTTAAAATCCGATACAACCAATTCTAAATTTGTAGTAAATTTTCCGTGGAAAGAAAATGAATATTTCAAAATAATTTTGGATAGCACTGCTGCTATTGACAGCGCAGACGGTTGGTTAGCGAAAAACGATACCATTTCTTTTCACACACAAGAAGAAGCGGATTATGCAAGCATTTTGATTTCATTTCCAGATATTGACATGTCTAGACACCCAGTTTTGGATTTATTACAAAATAATAAAATCGTCGATTCCTTGTTGATTGAAAACAAAAGAGTTGTGAGAAAATTATATCCTCCAGGAGAATATGGAATGCGTATATTATATGATACAAATCAAAATATGCATTGGGATCCTGGTAATTACAAAGACAAAAAACAACCTGAATTAGTAGAAAAAATCAAAAGTAAATTTAGATTTAAAGCCAATTGGGATAATGAACAAGAAATCTTCTTAAAAAGCGCTAGCAAATAA
- a CDS encoding homocysteine S-methyltransferase family protein, with the protein MKTLEACLKERILIIDGAMGTMIQRHKPTEEVYRGERFKDWHTPVKGNSDLLSLSQPEMIQNIHLEYLEAGADILETNTFSGTSIAQADYDMQSLVYEINYESARNAKKAIEIFRKKHPENTTEKFVAGAIGPTNKTLSLSPDVNDPGYRAVTFDEVADAYYEQVKGLVDGGADVLLMETIFDTLNCKAAIFAIKKYFRDTNQPELPIMISGTITDASGRTLSGQTLEAFYISVKHANPISIGLNCALGAAEMRPHIQELSQIAQCYVSAYPNAGLPNAMGEYDETPHETAHFIENWAEEGFVNIVGGCCGTTPDHIRHIAEAVKTFKPRVKPELATELA; encoded by the coding sequence ATGAAGACATTAGAAGCGTGTTTGAAAGAACGCATTTTAATCATCGATGGGGCGATGGGAACCATGATACAACGCCACAAGCCCACCGAAGAAGTGTATAGAGGAGAGCGATTTAAAGATTGGCACACACCCGTAAAGGGCAATTCAGATTTACTAAGTCTTTCTCAACCGGAAATGATCCAAAATATTCATTTAGAATATTTGGAAGCTGGAGCAGATATATTGGAAACCAATACGTTCAGTGGAACTTCTATTGCGCAAGCTGATTACGATATGCAATCATTGGTATATGAGATCAATTACGAATCTGCAAGAAATGCCAAAAAAGCAATTGAAATTTTTAGAAAAAAGCATCCCGAAAATACGACCGAAAAATTTGTAGCTGGGGCTATCGGACCAACAAATAAAACGCTTTCTCTATCTCCAGATGTAAATGATCCTGGATATCGTGCGGTAACTTTTGATGAAGTTGCGGATGCTTATTATGAGCAAGTCAAAGGATTGGTGGATGGAGGTGCTGATGTATTATTAATGGAAACCATTTTTGATACTTTGAATTGTAAAGCGGCCATTTTTGCCATAAAAAAATATTTCAGAGATACCAATCAACCAGAATTACCAATAATGATCAGTGGTACTATCACTGATGCAAGTGGACGTACTTTGAGTGGTCAGACATTAGAGGCATTTTATATTTCTGTAAAACATGCTAATCCTATAAGTATAGGTCTGAATTGTGCACTTGGTGCCGCAGAAATGCGTCCGCATATACAAGAATTAAGTCAAATTGCACAATGTTATGTTTCCGCATATCCCAATGCTGGTTTACCCAACGCGATGGGAGAATATGATGAAACGCCCCATGAAACAGCGCATTTCATTGAAAATTGGGCGGAAGAAGGTTTTGTAAATATTGTTGGTGGTTGTTGTGGCACGACGCCGGACCATATCCGACATATTGCAGAAGCGGTTAAAACATTTAAACCTAGAGTAAAACCTGAGCTAGCAACTGAGTTAGCCTAA